Below is a window of Phormidium ambiguum IAM M-71 DNA.
ACTCAAGGGTGTGGTAATTTTGTGCGATCGCTTTACCGATTCTACGATCGCCTATCAAGGTTACGGTCGCGGAATTAATTTATCTTTAATTTCCCAACTTAACCAAATAGCCACCAATGGCTTAGAAAGCGATTTAACAATTTGGCTAGATATCGATGTCGAAATCGGTTTAGCCCGAAAACGCAAACAAGGCGAAATCACTTTAATGGAACAAGCCAATTTAGCTTTCCACCGCCGAGTACAGCAAGGTTTTACCGAATTAGCCAAAGCTCACCCGCAGCGAATAATCACAGTAGATGCCAACCAAAATCAAGATTCAATAGCACAACAAATCCAAAAGATTTTAAACGAAAAACTAACCAAATGGTACAACCATTAAATTTTATATTGTCATCGTTGTAGGGGCGGGTTTAGCAGCTAAATCTTGCATCTCATACCAATTTTCTGTAAAATTGCGCTTAAATCATAGCCCCTCCCCGTTTACGGGGAGGGGTTTGGGGTGGGGTTAATTAAGTACATCTTTATAGAGAATCGGTATCATACTCAATATTTCAACAAAACCCGCCCTTCTAAATATTTAAAAACCATTAAATTTAATACCATATAAGATTTGAATGGAATTCTTTCAGCAAATTATAGGCCAAGAAAAAGCGATAGAACTACTCAAACAAGTAGTAGCCCAAAACCGCATTGCACCAGCTTATTTATTTACTGGCTCTGATGGAATTGGACGCAGTTTAACCGCTAGCTGTTTTATTGAATTAATCTTTTATAATTCCCTACCTGCTGAAAAAAGAGCCGAAAAAAGTGTTGCCATCAAAAAACGAATTCAACTAAGAAATCACCCCGATTTGCTTTGGGTAGAACCAACATATTTACACAATGGAGAAAGAATTTCCGCCGCCGAAGCAGCAGAAAAAGGCGTAAAACGCAAAGCACCACCCCAAATTCGCTTAGAACAAATCCGCGAAATTAGCCAATTTTTAGGTCGTCCACCATTAGAATCTTCTCGCAGTTTTGTCGTCATTGAACAAGCCGAAAGTATGGCAGAAGCCGCCGCTAATGGTTTATTAAAAACCTTAGAAGAACCGGGAAAAGCCACAATAATTTTAATTGCTCCAGCAGTGGAATCTTTATTACCAACTTTAATTTCTCGCTGTCAAAGAATCCCTTTTAATCGTTTAAATCCAGCAGCAATGGAACAAGTATTAACTCAAACTGGAAACCAAGAAATTTTACAACATCCCGAAGTTTTAGCCTTAGCTGGAGGAAGTCCGGGAGAAGCAATTTTTTCATGGCAACAATTACAAGCAATTCCCGAAGAGTTGTTAAATAAAATTAGAGAATTACCGAAAACTTTACGCCAAGCTTTAGACTTAGCCAGAGATATCGATAAAGATTTAGATACAGAAGCGCAACTTTGGTTAGCAGATTATTTACAGCAGTATTATTGGCAAAGGTTTGAGCATCGGGGGATGATTGAAAAGTTAGAAAAAGCGAAAAAATTCTTACAAAAATATGCTCAACCCAGATTAGTTTGGGAAGTAACTTTTATGGAGATGCGAACATTGTAATTTAAATTTCGCTCCTGAACAATTTAAAAAGTAAAAGCATATTTTAAATTTCTGGTATTAATTATAAGTAATAAAGCTTATTTTAAGGGTATTTGGTTAAAAGGCTAAATACGAATAAATACGGTTGATATTATTAACTCAAAAGGCTGATCCTATTAGTTAGTGGAGTAAAATAACTTATTTTAAATTTTGAGGTACTAGGTAATGCTGCTAGCAGATTGGAGTAATATTTTAGACAAAATCCTTCCTGATGAATGCGTAGAGCAAGTTATTTGTAATCAATTTGTAGAGCCTCTTCTGGAAGCTCTGGGCTTTAATGCACAAGAGCGTCGTCCCCAGTTTAAGACAGGTAACAGTGCAGATAAAGTAGATTTTGCCGCTCGTTACAACAAGGATAATGACATCTTTTTTAACTCTCAGGTTAATCCTTATTTACTTGTTGAAGTGAAAGCAAGAGCGACTGGTGCTGGCAATAAAATAAACTTAGCAGAAGATACACCTCAATATTTAGCTACTAGACAGCAAATTAAAAAGTACCTGCTTGCCCCTAACTGTCAAACAGCCCAATGGGGAATTATTACTAATGGAGTTCATATTCAACTATTTAGGAGACATGGTAGGGTTGTAATTCCAGCAACTAATAATGAAATAATTAAAAAAGATAATATTACAGATATCATCACTAAAATTAAGAATTTGATTGAAAATCCACCAAAAGCTTTAACTATTTGTGTATACAATAACAAGGGCGGCGTAGGAAAAACAACAACCACTATTAATTTAGCAGCTATCTTAAAGAAGGAACATAAAAAAGTTCTTTTAGTTGATTTTGATTCTCAAAGAGATTTAACCAAAAGCCTGAAATTAGAAGTAGGAAGTGTTAGTTTATTTGATTGCCTTACAGATAAAAATCTAGATGTACGTAAGACAGTTGTTCCTTTTAGTCCTGTCGGAAAAAAAGGTAAGCCTGTGCATCTTTTCGATGTTATTCCGTCTGATATTAGAATGGAAAAATATACAGATACTAATGTTGCTGCGACAATTCAAAAAGGATCGGCAAGATTGCGGTATTTACTCAAAAACTTTCTTTATGATTATGATTACATAATCATCGATTGTCCTACACAGTGGTTATTTTTTAGTCAAAGTAGTATTTACGCTTCTGATGTAATTCTTATTCCAACCAAACATAATGGATCGACATCTCTATATAATGCAGCCAGAGTAATTAAAGAATTTATTCCTGAAGTTAAGAAAGCTAGAAGTGATGGAGGGCCAATGGCGCTACCTATATTTTTTAATGGCGAGAAGATAACAGATCCTCAACTCAAATTAACTAATGGAGAAATCGAAAAAATTATTATTCAAGCAAAACAATCTGGTGTGAATTTGTTACCTTATTACTGGCCAAAAGCTACGCCAGGAAATGTTGATAAAACTATCTTTAGTATTCCCAGTTATGCAACTGTTGCTAATGCAGTTTTCTCTCACGTTCCAGCAGTTCTATTAAATGCTACTGTTGAGCAGCACTATCTTGGTTTTGCTAAGGAGTATTTCTTATATGGGTAAATTTGATGATGTAGGTAAGCTAATGTACTTGCCTCTAGAAGAAATTAAAGCTGATGATCAATCTTATGAGTCAGATTTTATTATCTCCGCAGCAGCAGAGGCAGTTTTGCAAGCTGGTGGACGAAATTGGATTCCTGTAATTGTCAAAGAAACAAGCGATAGTAAATATCAAGTAGTTAGTAATTACTTTATTTACGCAGTTGCTCAAAAAGCAGAGTTAGAGCGAGTTTGGTGTATTGTAATTGAACCCGATGACAAAAGCATCGAACAGGCTAAAATTCTGGCAAGGGAAACTACTCCTAAAGTCAACTTATCTGTAGCTACAAGAGAAACTATATTAGCTGCATTGAGATACTTAATTTCTGAACCTGGTAGCGTTTTGAAAGGGGTAGATCCTGTTATTGCAGCCAATAAAATATCAGAAGCAAAAAGGGAAACTTGGTCAAACTTTAACGCTATTACGACCTTAAGGTGTGGAATTACTAAGGGCAAAAAGTTAGATGCACTTTCTAACGTCTTCTTTCTTTCACCATCAAAACCTTCTGAACTAACTCCACCAGCACCAGAAATTATAAATATTAAACGTGCATCAAGAGATGAAATTTTTAGCAGTTTGAGCTATTTATCGAAATACAAAATTGGTGGTTTTGAAGCGATCGATCCCGATCGCGCAGCAGATGTGATCTTTACCGCAAGTAAAAGTAAGTGGAAAAGCTTAAATCCTATTACTAAACTGGAATGTGGGATTGATGCTGCTAAAATTAAGACACTAAAAACTGTATTTAGCCTCTAAAAAATAACCCGTAATGATTAATAAAAAATATTGGTTATTACTTAGTTTTGCGATCGCACTCTCCACCACCCCATTCCTGATAACTGAAAGAACACAGCAGAGTGCGGTAACAGCCCAAACTCCCCCAACCACAGCTAATTTACCCAAACAACCCTTTTTGCCCACACCTGGCTGGTTAGGGTTAGCCACAGTTGCAGGCGGGGGAAAGCAACAATACCCCTGGTCGCCAGCGCACCCAAACGGGCAAGCAGTCATCGTTTCTGATACCGAAGCTTGGGCGAAAGTCAAAGCAGGTACTCCTTTGGTCGCAGTTGCCCCAAATTTCAAACAAAAAGTAACATTCCTGCGTTCTTCTGAGGAACGCTACGGCTGTGATGGCGTTCCTACAGCAATGGCAGCTTTTTCTGCACCTAAAAGACCTCCTGAAGGCCCTGTTTGGCTGTTACCGGAACGGGATGCCCAAACAGCTACGGCTATCGCAGTGCAAAAATTGCCTATAGCCCAAGTTCCAGCCAATTTGTTACCCAGACCTTTGCCGAACAACAGCGAAGTTCGGGCTTGGAAAGCAGGTTCAATTATTATTTTGCAGCGCAAAGAAAGCGCACATAAAGTGAAGATGACTGTTGCTAAAAATTCGCAAGTTATCTTCACTCAAATGCAAGAAAAATACTTTTTTAATAATGGTGAACCTCGACCACCTCTCAACTTGGCTACTGCCAAAGGTGAACCGGGAATTTCGGAACCAATAGGCGTATTTCAGTTGAAACCGGGGGTTACTCCAACAATTGTTTTTTGGGTTCCTGGTTATGAGGGAAATGGTTTTACTATTCTGGCTTCTGATGGTCAAAAAATGAAGGAGTATGAAGGCGCAAGTTTGTATTTTTGCGGTTATTAAAATAGTTATTTACACAAAAACCCCCTAAAAACTGTGTTTAGCCTTAAAAAACTTATAGCCGGAATGGTGCGTTACGTTGCACTTTTCTTAAATGCCGCAGGCTATACGCACCCTACGAACTTCTTCCTTTGCGGTCTATAGCGCTATCGCGCATGGCTTCGCTAGTGCGTCCTTTGCGGTTCAATTCTCTTCAATTCCCACCGCTTCAGAAATATTCGACAAACCCCGTTCTTCTAACTTTACCAACAACCCTTCTAAAATGCGCTCGATCATAAAAGGGCCTTGGTAAATCCAACCAGTGTAGGTTTGTAATAAACAAGCCCCAGCAGTAATTTTTTCCCAAGCATCATCAGCGGTAAAAATGCCGCCGACACCCATAATGGGTAATTTTCCTTGAGTTTCTTTTCTAATAAAACGGATTACTTGGGTCGATCGCGCTTTCAAAGGCGCACCACTAATCCCCCCAGGTTCATCTTTAATATAATTTCCGGTTTCCCGTAAAATTTCGGTTTTTAAACCCTCGCGGCTGATAGTAGTATTAGTAGCGATAATTCCTGCCAAATTATGGGATAAAGTAACATCTAAAACATCCAAAATTGCATCCCATTCCAAATCAGGCGCGATTTTGACTAGAATTGGCTTATTAGCATTGTGATTTTCTTGTTGCAAAGCAGACAAAATCGCACTTAGCATCGGTGCATCCTGAAGAGTTCTTAAACCTGGAGTATTGGGAGAGGAGACATTAACCACAAAGTAATCGCCCAAATCTTTTAACAGGCGAAAACTACCCAGGTAATCTGCGGCTGCTTCTTCCAGTGGTGTTACCTTAGACTTACCGAGATTAATTCCTACGGGTATCGAACGCGGTTGTCTTTGTAAAGCTGCGGTGAGTGCGGTTGCCATTGCTGCGGCACCATCGTTATTAAAACCCATACGGTTGAGTGCGGCATAATCTGCCAACAGGCGAAACAAGCGCGGTGTCGGGTTTCCCGGTTGCGGGTGCAGGGTGACAGTACCCAATTCGGCGTAGCCAAAACCAAAGCTTGACCACACGCCTGATGCCACACCATTCTTGTCAAATCCAGCTGCTAATCCCATAGGGTTCTTAAACACCACAGATTGGGGAATAATAACTGAAGACCCAGAAATTGGAGAGGAATCCGATCTAGTCCCGGTTTGATTTGGGGAATCCCAAAGTGTTTGTTCTAGGCGTGCATCTGCGATCGAAAAATTTTGTTGTAGTTGGTTGAGTATCCAGCTATTCAGGGGGCGATCGGTATGACAATCCAACCAAGTACAAATTTGCATAAATTGCTTATGCAAAAATTCTGGATCGGTTTTTAATCCAGAAAATACAATGGGGCGTAAAACTGATTGATAAATGTCCAAAGCTATTAAGTAGTAGATACTAAGTGGTAGAGGTAGGTAAGTTGATTTTACCTGTTACCTTGGGAACTGGGTAGTACTCAGTTGTTGTACCAAGTAGGAAAACCTTGGGCAATTTAAAGGAAAGAAAAAAGTAAAAATTTTTTCTTTTTATTCCGATCCTTTAACTTTTGACCTGACAGCACCTTATAGTTAATTAACTGGTGCGATTATAGGAGTTTCCTGCTAATCACTGTCCACCACCTCTTTAAGCTAATTACCTAATTACTAACCTATTACCAACTACCCATTACCCAACGGGAGTGACAGTAAATGACCCAACAACAAAAGCGATATTCTGAAGACAAAAAAATTGTCAATTTGGGTCGTGTTCTTCAAATCCTTCGGGAAGAAGAAAACGTAGATGTATTAATTGAAACAACCCTAAATTATCTGCAATCAGAATTTCAATACGATTTAATTTGGCTTGGTTTGTACGATCACATAGAGCATCGTATTTTGGGTAAAGGTGGAATTACCCCAA
It encodes the following:
- the tmk gene encoding dTMP kinase — encoded protein: MGQGNQQEIAKISEFSQTACLQPGKLIVFEGVEGCGKTTQLRRLRDWLTESGWGNFLREQIQAEPVMVTREPGGTNLGLELRRLLLEPGKETAIQQRTELLLYAADRAQHVEELLKPNLLKGVVILCDRFTDSTIAYQGYGRGINLSLISQLNQIATNGLESDLTIWLDIDVEIGLARKRKQGEITLMEQANLAFHRRVQQGFTELAKAHPQRIITVDANQNQDSIAQQIQKILNEKLTKWYNH
- a CDS encoding AAA family ATPase, which codes for MLLADWSNILDKILPDECVEQVICNQFVEPLLEALGFNAQERRPQFKTGNSADKVDFAARYNKDNDIFFNSQVNPYLLVEVKARATGAGNKINLAEDTPQYLATRQQIKKYLLAPNCQTAQWGIITNGVHIQLFRRHGRVVIPATNNEIIKKDNITDIITKIKNLIENPPKALTICVYNNKGGVGKTTTTINLAAILKKEHKKVLLVDFDSQRDLTKSLKLEVGSVSLFDCLTDKNLDVRKTVVPFSPVGKKGKPVHLFDVIPSDIRMEKYTDTNVAATIQKGSARLRYLLKNFLYDYDYIIIDCPTQWLFFSQSSIYASDVILIPTKHNGSTSLYNAARVIKEFIPEVKKARSDGGPMALPIFFNGEKITDPQLKLTNGEIEKIIIQAKQSGVNLLPYYWPKATPGNVDKTIFSIPSYATVANAVFSHVPAVLLNATVEQHYLGFAKEYFLYG
- a CDS encoding quinone-dependent dihydroorotate dehydrogenase, whose translation is MDIYQSVLRPIVFSGLKTDPEFLHKQFMQICTWLDCHTDRPLNSWILNQLQQNFSIADARLEQTLWDSPNQTGTRSDSSPISGSSVIIPQSVVFKNPMGLAAGFDKNGVASGVWSSFGFGYAELGTVTLHPQPGNPTPRLFRLLADYAALNRMGFNNDGAAAMATALTAALQRQPRSIPVGINLGKSKVTPLEEAAADYLGSFRLLKDLGDYFVVNVSSPNTPGLRTLQDAPMLSAILSALQQENHNANKPILVKIAPDLEWDAILDVLDVTLSHNLAGIIATNTTISREGLKTEILRETGNYIKDEPGGISGAPLKARSTQVIRFIRKETQGKLPIMGVGGIFTADDAWEKITAGACLLQTYTGWIYQGPFMIERILEGLLVKLEERGLSNISEAVGIEEN
- a CDS encoding DNA polymerase III subunit delta', which translates into the protein MEFFQQIIGQEKAIELLKQVVAQNRIAPAYLFTGSDGIGRSLTASCFIELIFYNSLPAEKRAEKSVAIKKRIQLRNHPDLLWVEPTYLHNGERISAAEAAEKGVKRKAPPQIRLEQIREISQFLGRPPLESSRSFVVIEQAESMAEAAANGLLKTLEEPGKATIILIAPAVESLLPTLISRCQRIPFNRLNPAAMEQVLTQTGNQEILQHPEVLALAGGSPGEAIFSWQQLQAIPEELLNKIRELPKTLRQALDLARDIDKDLDTEAQLWLADYLQQYYWQRFEHRGMIEKLEKAKKFLQKYAQPRLVWEVTFMEMRTL